Proteins co-encoded in one Synechococcus elongatus PCC 6301 genomic window:
- a CDS encoding Crp/Fnr family transcriptional regulator has protein sequence MADSSAVQQHPLFANLSAEQLARLTQASRPRHYPAGQAVLLEHDWSDGYYLITAGIAKVAIASSGGDEVIVGLLGAGELFGELRALGFEARTAEVTALTALQVIHLQSTPLSQALQVEPQLGLRLAQGLARRLLETNRRFAYRSEDATARVVEALDCLAQKAALPQTTSAWQPVPLINVSIVGSLAGMARETASRELSTLEKRGFLVRKSDPWQLSVQLLRRYGLRAESAS, from the coding sequence ATGGCAGATTCTTCGGCAGTTCAGCAGCATCCTCTCTTTGCCAATCTCTCAGCCGAACAACTCGCTCGGCTGACCCAAGCCAGTCGCCCGCGACACTATCCAGCAGGCCAAGCGGTGCTTCTGGAACATGACTGGAGTGATGGTTACTACTTGATCACAGCAGGGATTGCCAAAGTCGCGATCGCGAGCTCCGGCGGCGATGAAGTCATTGTGGGACTACTAGGGGCAGGGGAGTTGTTTGGCGAACTGCGGGCGCTGGGTTTCGAGGCCCGAACCGCAGAAGTCACTGCGCTCACAGCGTTGCAAGTGATTCATCTGCAATCTACGCCCTTGAGCCAAGCCTTGCAGGTTGAACCGCAGCTCGGTCTGCGTCTAGCCCAGGGGTTGGCACGACGACTTTTGGAGACCAATCGTCGCTTTGCCTATCGCAGTGAGGATGCCACTGCCCGTGTGGTTGAGGCCTTGGATTGTCTGGCCCAAAAAGCAGCACTCCCCCAGACGACCAGCGCTTGGCAACCCGTCCCCCTGATCAACGTCAGCATTGTTGGGAGTTTGGCCGGGATGGCACGGGAGACCGCCTCTCGGGAGTTGAGCACCCTAGAAAAGCGGGGTTTCCTCGTTCGCAAGTCCGATCCGTGGCAGCTGTCTGTGCAGCTCTTGAGGCGCTATGGCCTCCGCGCGGAGAGTGCTTCCTGA
- a CDS encoding LysR family transcriptional regulator has protein sequence MRLEQLQAALRVAETGSFQEAAQKVGCNQSTISRQVKGLEDELGIALFRRQGRMKLTAAGERLLPRLRRICQEWQTACTEIEELLTGRQTELCMAIADSIGGCYLPAVLNRFQQQWPSIHLRVSTLGSDRALKVLRDGLIDLAIVMDSPTLTTSAGLVVDLLLEEEVQVLLSVDHPLADQKAIAWEQLSHVPQVVFKDGYGMQRLVEQRFRELGLELNSCLELNSLDSFRGVVREGYWLALLPQAALVDARHDPRLVIRPTAEPRLTRRIKLVIPEEQLSLPPVRHFRQLCREAMTAELCDFKTLSQLF, from the coding sequence ATGCGCCTAGAACAGCTCCAAGCCGCGCTGCGGGTGGCGGAAACCGGAAGTTTTCAAGAAGCAGCCCAAAAAGTCGGCTGTAATCAATCCACGATCAGTCGCCAAGTCAAGGGATTGGAAGATGAGCTAGGGATTGCCCTGTTTCGGCGTCAGGGGCGGATGAAACTGACGGCAGCAGGTGAGCGTTTACTGCCACGGCTGCGTCGCATTTGCCAAGAGTGGCAAACCGCTTGCACTGAAATTGAAGAGTTGCTGACGGGGCGTCAAACCGAATTATGCATGGCGATCGCAGACTCGATCGGCGGCTGCTATCTGCCCGCTGTCCTCAACCGGTTTCAGCAGCAGTGGCCCTCCATTCATTTGCGCGTAAGTACCCTTGGCAGCGATCGCGCGCTGAAAGTGCTGCGGGATGGCTTGATTGATTTGGCGATCGTGATGGACTCGCCCACTTTGACCACTAGTGCCGGTCTCGTGGTGGATTTGCTGCTCGAAGAGGAAGTGCAGGTTCTGCTCTCCGTTGATCATCCTCTTGCTGACCAAAAGGCGATCGCGTGGGAGCAACTCAGTCATGTCCCCCAAGTTGTCTTTAAGGATGGCTACGGGATGCAGCGCTTGGTCGAGCAGCGCTTTCGAGAGTTGGGGTTAGAGCTGAATAGTTGTCTCGAACTCAACTCCCTTGACAGCTTTCGGGGGGTGGTGCGAGAAGGCTACTGGCTGGCGCTGTTACCGCAAGCCGCCTTGGTCGATGCCCGACATGATCCGCGCCTTGTGATTCGCCCTACTGCAGAACCGCGCCTGACTCGTCGCATCAAGCTGGTCATTCCTGAGGAGCAACTCAGTCTGCCGCCGGTGCGCCATTTTCGTCAGCTCTGCCGCGAAGCGATGACCGCTGAATTATGTGATTTTAAGACGTTGAGCCAACTGTTCTAG
- a CDS encoding HEAT repeat domain-containing protein, which yields MTDAAFAESDGWPSGDFEHCWRQVQQLAKTVDVRVLEAGLQRCQAIPDDWQTQWLLAHLCSLWQHDRIPAVLQALTELCRDGLVKTEIYKAWLAQGSNATDIIQAALADLAERTWLLPALASSQDPALLTQLRDLSSDPDPQWRSQAATALGAARDSSSRLHLQQLCLDPDPQVRRAALEAVRSSELFTVRERLAIFRAGAEDHDSSIVQVAVWGIAAIATPEAWDYLVAIAMQSGRGRTEALAALADARTTEALTRLSRLTTTAWTTADWQACLRSLGQHPHKRAATLLLLRWLPNCPRPADCLYSLKQLDDRSALSQLRSLLNTPADEPLLTAVRTLIKEWEGSPCA from the coding sequence ATGACTGATGCAGCGTTTGCAGAGAGTGACGGCTGGCCAAGCGGTGATTTTGAACATTGTTGGCGACAGGTTCAGCAACTGGCCAAAACAGTTGATGTTCGCGTCCTCGAAGCTGGGTTGCAGCGCTGCCAAGCGATACCTGATGACTGGCAGACGCAGTGGTTATTGGCTCACCTTTGCAGTCTCTGGCAGCACGATCGCATCCCCGCTGTTTTGCAAGCCCTGACCGAGTTATGTCGGGATGGTTTGGTCAAAACAGAAATTTATAAAGCTTGGCTGGCCCAGGGGTCGAATGCAACTGACATCATTCAAGCGGCCCTAGCCGACTTAGCTGAACGGACTTGGCTACTACCGGCCTTAGCCAGCAGTCAGGATCCGGCTCTGCTAACGCAACTCCGGGATTTGAGTAGCGATCCTGATCCTCAATGGCGATCGCAGGCAGCTACCGCCTTGGGGGCGGCGCGGGACTCTAGCAGTCGCCTGCATCTTCAACAGCTCTGCTTGGATCCCGATCCTCAAGTGCGCCGCGCGGCCTTGGAAGCGGTGCGGAGTTCGGAATTATTTACGGTGCGTGAACGGCTGGCGATCTTTCGGGCAGGTGCGGAGGATCATGACTCCAGCATTGTGCAGGTGGCAGTTTGGGGAATTGCCGCGATCGCGACGCCAGAAGCATGGGATTACTTGGTTGCGATCGCGATGCAATCGGGTCGGGGTCGCACCGAAGCGCTGGCCGCCCTGGCCGATGCTCGCACAACAGAAGCCTTGACTCGCTTGTCCCGCCTGACGACAACGGCTTGGACAACGGCCGATTGGCAAGCCTGTCTCCGTTCCCTGGGGCAGCACCCCCACAAACGAGCGGCAACCTTGTTGCTGCTGCGGTGGTTGCCCAACTGCCCGCGCCCGGCCGATTGCCTCTATAGCCTCAAGCAGCTCGATGACCGTAGCGCGTTGTCGCAATTGCGATCGCTGCTGAATACCCCTGCGGATGAACCCCTGCTGACGGCGGTGCGAACGCTGATTAAGGAGTGGGAAGGGTCGCCATGCGCCTAG
- a CDS encoding ferredoxin--nitrite reductase, with protein sequence MAQATATTEKLNKFEKLKLEKDGLAVRDQIQHFASIGWEAMDPGDREHRLKWLGIFWRPVTPGRFMARLRIPSGILQSQQLNALANFLQRYGDQASIDITTRQNLQLRGLLLEDTPEFLERLHAVGLTSVQSGMDNVRNITGSPVAGLDAAELFDTRSLIQALQDDLTAAGQGNSEFTNLPRKFNIAIEGGRDNSIHAEINDLAFTPAYQDGTLGFNVWVGGFFSSTRVAPAIPLNAWVPADHSVIRLSRAILEVFRDNGSRGNRQKTRLMWLIDEWGIERFRQVVSEAYGAPLAAAAPELMDWEKRDFLGVHPQKQAGLNFVGLHVPVGRLTTEDLYELARLADTYGQGEVRLTVEQNVILTHIPDAQLPTLLAEPLLTRFSPQPAPLSRGTVSCTGSQYCNFALIETKQRAIAIAQSLEAELDLPRPVRIHWTGCPNSCGQPQVADIGLMGAKVRKDGQMVEGVDIFLGGKVGYDAHLGEKAMTGVACEDLPDVLRQLLIERFGAQARSH encoded by the coding sequence ATGGCTCAAGCCACCGCTACTACTGAAAAACTCAATAAATTTGAGAAGCTAAAACTTGAAAAAGATGGTCTCGCTGTCCGCGACCAAATTCAGCATTTTGCCTCGATTGGCTGGGAAGCAATGGACCCCGGCGATCGCGAACATCGCTTGAAGTGGCTGGGTATTTTTTGGCGACCCGTTACGCCAGGCCGGTTTATGGCACGGCTCAGAATTCCCAGCGGCATTCTGCAGAGCCAACAGCTCAATGCTCTAGCTAATTTTCTACAACGCTACGGCGACCAGGCCAGCATTGACATCACCACTCGCCAAAACTTACAGCTTCGGGGTCTTTTGTTAGAAGACACACCGGAATTTTTAGAACGATTGCATGCAGTGGGCTTAACCAGTGTGCAGTCGGGTATGGATAACGTTCGCAACATCACTGGCTCGCCGGTTGCTGGACTCGATGCTGCAGAGTTGTTTGATACGCGATCGCTCATTCAAGCGCTTCAAGATGATCTGACAGCAGCTGGTCAAGGGAATTCTGAATTCACCAATTTGCCGCGCAAATTCAATATCGCCATTGAGGGTGGACGAGATAACTCGATCCACGCAGAAATCAATGACTTAGCATTTACGCCGGCTTATCAAGATGGCACACTCGGGTTCAATGTTTGGGTGGGGGGCTTCTTCTCCTCGACCCGAGTGGCACCAGCCATTCCTCTTAATGCTTGGGTGCCGGCGGACCACAGCGTGATTCGACTTAGCCGAGCCATTCTCGAAGTCTTTCGTGACAATGGCTCACGGGGCAATCGCCAAAAAACTCGCCTGATGTGGCTGATTGATGAGTGGGGGATCGAGCGCTTCCGCCAAGTCGTTAGCGAAGCCTACGGAGCGCCCTTAGCAGCGGCAGCTCCCGAGCTAATGGACTGGGAGAAACGCGACTTCCTCGGTGTCCATCCCCAAAAGCAAGCGGGTCTCAACTTTGTTGGCCTGCATGTGCCGGTCGGTCGCCTGACAACCGAAGACCTCTACGAGCTCGCCCGTCTGGCCGACACTTACGGTCAAGGGGAAGTGCGACTGACCGTTGAGCAGAATGTCATCCTCACCCACATTCCCGATGCGCAGCTGCCCACTCTCCTCGCCGAGCCACTGCTGACACGGTTCTCGCCCCAGCCAGCCCCCCTGAGCCGTGGCACCGTTTCTTGCACGGGGTCTCAGTACTGCAACTTTGCGCTGATTGAAACAAAGCAACGAGCGATCGCGATCGCCCAATCCCTCGAAGCAGAACTCGACCTGCCGCGACCAGTTCGCATCCACTGGACGGGCTGCCCCAACTCCTGCGGTCAACCGCAAGTCGCTGACATCGGCCTCATGGGAGCCAAGGTTCGCAAAGACGGCCAGATGGTTGAAGGCGTTGACATTTTCTTAGGCGGCAAGGTTGGCTACGACGCCCACCTCGGTGAAAAAGCGATGACCGGCGTCGCCTGCGAGGATTTGCCCGACGTGCTGCGCCAACTGTTGATCGAGCGATTTGGGGCTCAAGCGCGATCGCACTAG
- a CDS encoding CmpA/NrtA family ABC transporter substrate-binding protein, translating to MSQFSRRKFLLTAGGTAAAALWLNACGSNNSSTDTTGSTSTPAPSGTSGGDAPEVKGVTLGFIALTDAAPVIIALEKGLFAKYGLPDTKVVKQTSWAVTRDNLELGSDRGGIDGAHILSPMPYLLTAGTITKSQKPLPMYILARLNTQGQGISLSNEFLAEKVQIKDPKLKAIADQKKASGKLLKAAVTFPGGTHDLWMRYWLAANGIDPNNDADLVVIPPPQMVANMQTGTMDTFCVGEPWNARLVNKKLGYTAAVTGELWKFHPEKALTIRADWADKNPKATMALLKAVQEAQIWCEDPANLDELCQITAQDKYFKTSVEDIKPRLQGDIDYGDGRSVKNSDLRMRFWSENASFPYKSHDLWFLTEDIRWGYLPASTDTKALIEKVNRSDLWREAAKAIGREQDIPASDSRGVETFFDGVTFDPENPQAYLDGLKFKAIKA from the coding sequence ATGAGTCAATTTTCTCGGCGCAAATTCCTGTTGACGGCGGGCGGAACTGCAGCAGCAGCCCTCTGGCTCAATGCCTGCGGTAGCAACAACAGCTCCACTGATACGACTGGTTCGACTTCAACCCCGGCTCCCAGCGGTACGAGTGGCGGCGATGCGCCAGAAGTCAAAGGTGTGACCTTGGGCTTCATTGCCCTGACCGATGCAGCGCCGGTGATCATCGCCCTCGAAAAAGGTTTGTTCGCCAAGTACGGCCTACCCGACACCAAGGTCGTCAAGCAAACCTCTTGGGCTGTCACCCGCGACAACCTTGAGTTGGGCAGCGATCGCGGCGGCATCGACGGTGCCCACATCCTTAGCCCAATGCCCTACTTGCTGACGGCGGGCACGATCACCAAGTCGCAGAAGCCGCTGCCGATGTACATCTTGGCGCGACTCAATACCCAAGGTCAGGGCATTTCGCTTTCCAACGAGTTTCTGGCTGAAAAGGTTCAGATTAAGGATCCAAAACTGAAGGCGATCGCCGACCAGAAGAAAGCCTCAGGCAAACTGCTGAAAGCAGCAGTCACTTTCCCTGGCGGTACCCACGACCTCTGGATGCGCTACTGGCTGGCAGCCAATGGCATTGATCCCAACAATGACGCCGACCTGGTGGTGATTCCGCCGCCACAGATGGTCGCCAACATGCAGACCGGTACCATGGACACCTTCTGTGTGGGTGAGCCGTGGAATGCACGCTTGGTCAACAAAAAACTCGGTTACACCGCTGCTGTGACTGGCGAACTCTGGAAGTTCCACCCCGAAAAAGCGCTGACGATTCGCGCAGATTGGGCAGACAAAAATCCCAAAGCAACAATGGCACTGCTCAAGGCTGTGCAAGAAGCCCAAATCTGGTGCGAAGATCCCGCCAACTTGGATGAGCTCTGCCAAATCACTGCTCAAGACAAATACTTCAAAACCAGCGTCGAAGACATCAAACCCCGCCTCCAAGGCGACATCGACTATGGCGATGGCCGGTCGGTCAAAAACTCTGACCTGCGGATGCGCTTCTGGAGTGAAAACGCCTCCTTCCCCTACAAGAGCCATGATCTCTGGTTCCTGACTGAGGACATTCGCTGGGGTTATCTGCCCGCTTCGACCGATACAAAAGCCTTGATCGAGAAGGTCAACCGTAGCGATCTCTGGCGCGAAGCTGCTAAGGCGATTGGTCGCGAGCAAGATATTCCGGCTAGCGATTCCCGGGGGGTAGAGACCTTCTTTGACGGTGTCACCTTCGACCCTGAAAATCCCCAGGCCTATCTCGACGGTCTCAAGTTCAAAGCCATCAAAGCCTAA
- the ntrB gene encoding nitrate ABC transporter permease yields the protein MTVTLRPPSSVRRSAWVKNPKLKPFLPYVVCLPIFLAIWQVISAILGQDRLPGPINVVANTWMPYIVEPFFDNGGTSKGLGLQILISLQRVAIGYLLAACTGILVGGVLGMSKFLGKGLDPVIQVLRTVPPLAWFPISLMVFQDANTSAIFVIFITAIWPIIINTAVGINQIPDDYNNVARVLKLSKKDYILNILIPSTVPYVFAGLRIAVGLAWLAIVAAEMLKADGGIGYFIWDAYNAGGDGSSSQIILAIFYVGLVGLSLDRLVAWVGRLVSPVSR from the coding sequence ATGACTGTCACGCTTCGCCCCCCCAGTTCTGTCCGTCGCTCTGCTTGGGTTAAAAATCCAAAGCTCAAGCCCTTTCTGCCCTACGTTGTCTGCCTGCCAATTTTTCTGGCGATCTGGCAAGTGATCTCGGCCATCCTCGGCCAAGATCGGCTACCTGGCCCGATCAACGTTGTGGCCAACACTTGGATGCCCTACATCGTCGAGCCCTTCTTTGATAACGGCGGTACCAGCAAAGGTCTCGGCCTCCAGATTTTGATCTCCCTCCAGCGGGTAGCGATCGGCTATCTCTTGGCAGCCTGCACGGGCATCTTGGTCGGTGGTGTTCTAGGGATGAGTAAATTCCTGGGCAAAGGGTTGGATCCGGTGATCCAAGTCTTGCGAACAGTGCCGCCCTTGGCTTGGTTCCCTATCTCCTTGATGGTGTTTCAAGATGCCAATACCTCGGCAATCTTCGTCATCTTTATCACGGCGATCTGGCCGATCATTATCAATACAGCCGTGGGAATTAACCAAATTCCCGATGACTATAACAACGTTGCTCGCGTCCTAAAGCTGAGCAAAAAAGATTACATCCTCAACATCCTGATTCCTTCGACCGTTCCCTACGTTTTTGCAGGTTTGAGAATTGCGGTTGGCCTAGCGTGGCTGGCGATCGTCGCTGCTGAGATGCTCAAAGCGGACGGTGGCATTGGCTACTTTATTTGGGATGCCTACAACGCAGGGGGTGACGGTAGCTCGAGCCAGATTATTCTGGCCATCTTCTACGTCGGTTTAGTCGGTCTTAGTCTCGATCGCCTCGTGGCTTGGGTCGGTCGGCTCGTCAGTCCTGTCAGTCGCTAG
- a CDS encoding nitrate ABC transporter ATP-binding protein (This model describes the ATP binding subunits of ATP-binding cassette (ABC) transporters for nitrate transport, or for bicarbonate transport, in bacteria and archaea.) codes for MSVFLAVDHVHQVFDLPGGGQYIALKDVSLNIRPGEFISLIGHSGCGKSTLLNLIAGLAQPSSGGIILEGRQVTEPGPDRMVVFQNYSLLPWRTVRQNIALAVDSVLHDRNRTERRTIIEETIDLVGLRAAADKYPHEISGGMKQRVAIARGLAIRPKLLLLDEPFGALDALTRGNLQEQLMRICQEAGVTAVMVTHDVDEALLLSDRVVMLTNGPAAQIGQILEVDFPRPRQRLEMMETPHYYDLRNELINFLQQQRRAKRRAKAAAPAPAVAASQQKTVRLGFLPGNDCAPLAIAQELGLFQDLGLSVELQSFLTWEALEDSIRLGQLEGALMMAAQPLAMTMGLGGHRPFAIATPLTVSRNGGAIALSRRYLNAGVRSLEDLCQFLAATPQRLRLAIPDPIAMPALLLRYWLASAGLNPEQDVELVGMSPYEMVEALKAGDIDGFAAGEMRIALAVQAGAAYVLATDLDIWAGHPEKVLGLPEAWLQVNPETAIALCSALLKAGELCDDPRQRDRIVEVLQQPQYLGSAAGTVLQRYFDFGLGDEPTQILRFNQFHVDQANYPNPLEGTWLLTQLCRWGLTPLPKNRQELLDRVYRRDIYEAAIAAVGFPLITPSQRGFELFDAVPFDPDSPLRYLEQFEIKAPIQVAPIPLATSA; via the coding sequence ATGTCTGTTTTCTTAGCGGTTGACCACGTTCATCAGGTCTTTGACCTACCGGGTGGCGGACAATATATCGCCCTCAAAGATGTCAGTTTGAATATTCGCCCCGGCGAATTTATCTCCTTGATTGGCCACTCCGGCTGTGGTAAATCGACGCTGCTCAACTTGATTGCTGGCCTTGCCCAACCCAGCAGCGGCGGCATCATTCTTGAAGGTCGGCAGGTCACGGAACCTGGCCCCGATCGCATGGTGGTTTTCCAGAACTATTCGCTCTTACCGTGGCGAACTGTCCGCCAGAATATCGCCCTTGCCGTCGATAGTGTTCTGCACGATCGCAATCGCACCGAGCGCCGCACGATTATCGAAGAAACCATTGATCTTGTTGGGTTGCGGGCCGCAGCCGACAAATATCCCCACGAGATTTCCGGCGGGATGAAACAGCGGGTCGCGATCGCACGCGGCTTGGCGATTCGGCCCAAACTGCTACTCCTAGATGAACCCTTTGGTGCCTTGGATGCCCTGACCCGTGGCAACCTGCAAGAGCAACTGATGCGGATTTGCCAAGAGGCTGGTGTGACGGCGGTGATGGTCACCCATGATGTCGACGAGGCATTGTTGCTCTCCGATCGCGTCGTGATGCTAACGAACGGTCCCGCCGCCCAAATCGGTCAGATTCTGGAAGTTGATTTCCCCCGTCCCCGCCAACGGCTGGAGATGATGGAAACGCCTCACTACTACGATCTGCGCAACGAGCTGATCAACTTCCTACAGCAACAGCGACGGGCCAAGCGGCGAGCCAAAGCTGCAGCACCAGCTCCGGCTGTGGCAGCGTCGCAGCAGAAAACTGTCCGACTGGGCTTTTTGCCCGGCAACGACTGCGCTCCCTTGGCGATCGCTCAAGAATTGGGTCTGTTCCAAGACCTCGGTCTGTCCGTGGAACTGCAGTCCTTCCTGACCTGGGAGGCACTGGAAGACAGCATCCGGCTGGGGCAACTGGAGGGCGCCTTGATGATGGCGGCCCAGCCCCTCGCCATGACCATGGGTCTGGGGGGACACCGGCCTTTCGCGATCGCAACACCCCTGACGGTCAGCCGCAACGGTGGGGCGATCGCCCTCTCCCGTCGCTACCTCAACGCCGGTGTACGCAGCCTCGAAGATCTCTGCCAGTTCTTAGCTGCAACTCCCCAGCGATTGCGCCTCGCCATTCCTGATCCAATTGCCATGCCAGCCCTGCTGCTGCGCTATTGGTTGGCCAGCGCCGGCCTCAACCCCGAGCAAGACGTTGAGCTGGTGGGAATGTCGCCCTACGAAATGGTGGAGGCACTCAAAGCCGGTGACATCGATGGCTTTGCGGCGGGTGAAATGCGGATTGCTCTCGCCGTCCAAGCAGGAGCCGCCTACGTCCTAGCAACCGATTTGGACATCTGGGCGGGACATCCTGAGAAGGTTTTGGGGCTGCCAGAAGCGTGGCTACAAGTGAATCCTGAAACCGCGATCGCCCTTTGCTCGGCCCTGCTCAAAGCCGGCGAACTCTGCGACGATCCTCGTCAGCGCGATCGCATTGTCGAGGTCTTGCAACAACCGCAATATCTCGGGTCTGCTGCCGGCACGGTGCTACAGCGCTACTTTGACTTTGGCTTGGGCGATGAACCCACCCAAATTCTGCGCTTCAACCAATTCCACGTCGATCAGGCCAACTACCCCAATCCGCTCGAGGGCACTTGGCTGCTGACTCAGCTCTGCCGCTGGGGTCTGACGCCCTTACCCAAAAACCGGCAGGAATTGCTCGATCGCGTCTATCGCCGCGATATCTACGAAGCCGCGATCGCTGCCGTGGGCTTCCCGCTCATCACTCCCAGTCAGCGAGGCTTCGAACTCTTCGATGCGGTGCCCTTCGACCCCGATAGCCCGCTGCGCTACCTCGAACAATTCGAGATCAAAGCGCCGATTCAGGTTGCTCCCATTCCGCTTGCTACCTCTGCCTAG
- a CDS encoding nitrate ABC transporter ATP-binding protein (This model describes the ATP binding subunits of ATP-binding cassette (ABC) transporters for nitrate transport, or for bicarbonate transport, in bacteria and archaea.), whose translation MTAILPSTAATVNTGFLHFDCVGKTFPTPRGPYVAIEDVNLSVQQGEFICVIGHSGCGKSTLLNLVSGFSQPTSGGVYLDGQPIQEPGPDRMVVFQNYSLLPWKSARDNIALAVKAARPHLSTSEQRQVVDHHLELVGLTEAQHKRPDQLSGGMKQRVAIARALSIRPEVLILDEPFGALDAITKEELQEELLNIWEEARPTVLMITHDIDEALFLADRVVMMTNGPAATIGEVLEIPFDRPREREAVVEDPRYAQLRTEALDFLYRRFAHDDD comes from the coding sequence ATGACTGCGATCCTTCCCTCCACGGCTGCAACGGTGAATACGGGTTTTCTTCATTTCGATTGTGTTGGCAAAACCTTCCCAACGCCCCGGGGTCCCTACGTGGCGATCGAGGACGTTAATCTCTCGGTGCAACAGGGTGAATTTATCTGTGTGATCGGCCACTCTGGCTGTGGCAAATCGACCCTACTCAACTTGGTCTCTGGCTTCTCGCAGCCGACGAGCGGCGGCGTCTATCTAGATGGTCAGCCGATTCAGGAACCGGGGCCCGATCGCATGGTGGTCTTCCAGAACTACTCGCTCTTGCCCTGGAAGAGTGCCCGCGACAATATCGCACTGGCCGTCAAAGCAGCGCGTCCCCACCTCAGCACCAGTGAGCAGCGGCAAGTTGTCGATCATCACCTCGAACTGGTGGGACTGACCGAAGCGCAGCACAAGCGGCCCGATCAGCTCTCCGGCGGGATGAAACAGCGCGTTGCGATCGCCCGTGCCCTCTCAATTCGGCCTGAAGTGTTGATCCTCGATGAACCCTTCGGTGCCCTTGACGCGATTACAAAGGAAGAGCTGCAAGAAGAGCTGCTCAATATCTGGGAAGAAGCGCGCCCGACGGTGTTGATGATCACCCACGATATTGATGAGGCCTTGTTCCTCGCCGATCGTGTCGTGATGATGACCAATGGCCCCGCAGCCACGATTGGTGAAGTGCTGGAAATTCCCTTCGATCGCCCCCGCGAACGCGAAGCCGTGGTTGAAGACCCTCGCTATGCCCAACTGCGGACTGAAGCACTCGACTTCCTCTATCGGCGTTTCGCCCACGATGACGACTAA